From Actinoplanes oblitus, a single genomic window includes:
- a CDS encoding aldehyde dehydrogenase family protein: MFLDEKIWTGNIFLGGGWQPGRAEGFDVIEPATGNVLARSGRADAADVAEAAAVAADAQRYWATTPHPRRAAVLRRAAALWAEHAEEISWWNVREVGAIPAMAGFALHVAEQECYEAAALPSLPYGELLPSEEPRLSMSRRVPAGVVAVIAPFNVPIILAIRSVAPALALGNAVILKPDPRTAVTGGVTLARIFEEAGLPEGLLQVLPGGPDVGEALVTHPLVRVISFTGSTRAGRRVGALAGEHLKRAHLELGGNSAMIVLDDADVDQAVAAASFGSYFHQGQICMTTGRHLVHERLYDDFVERLAAKAAALPVGDPARQQVVLGPIIDAGQRDKIHGVVTDSASAGARIAAGGTYHDLFYSATVLADVADNTPAFTEEIFGPVAPVLRFTDPAEAVRLATASEYGLSLGIITRDVMKGLALADRIPTGIVHINDQTVGDEANSPFGGVAASGTGSRFGGAAANIEAFTETRWVTVRDQPPSYPF; this comes from the coding sequence GTGTTCCTCGACGAGAAGATCTGGACCGGCAACATCTTCCTGGGCGGCGGCTGGCAACCCGGGCGTGCCGAGGGGTTCGACGTGATCGAACCCGCCACCGGCAACGTGCTGGCCCGCAGCGGCCGGGCCGACGCCGCGGACGTCGCCGAGGCCGCCGCGGTGGCCGCCGACGCGCAGCGGTACTGGGCCACCACCCCGCACCCGCGCCGGGCCGCCGTGCTGCGCCGGGCCGCCGCGCTCTGGGCCGAGCACGCCGAGGAGATCTCCTGGTGGAACGTGCGGGAGGTGGGCGCCATCCCGGCGATGGCCGGCTTCGCGCTGCACGTCGCCGAGCAGGAGTGCTACGAGGCCGCCGCGCTGCCCAGCCTGCCGTACGGCGAGTTGCTCCCCAGCGAGGAACCCCGCCTGTCGATGTCCCGCCGGGTGCCGGCCGGTGTGGTGGCGGTGATCGCCCCGTTCAACGTGCCGATCATCCTGGCCATCCGCTCGGTCGCGCCGGCCCTCGCCCTCGGCAACGCGGTGATCCTCAAGCCGGACCCGCGCACCGCCGTCACCGGCGGCGTCACCCTGGCCCGGATCTTCGAGGAGGCCGGCCTGCCGGAGGGCCTGCTCCAGGTGCTGCCCGGCGGCCCGGACGTGGGCGAGGCCCTGGTCACCCACCCGTTGGTCCGGGTCATCTCGTTCACCGGCTCGACCCGGGCCGGCCGCCGGGTCGGCGCGCTCGCCGGCGAGCACCTCAAACGCGCCCACCTGGAGCTCGGCGGCAACTCCGCGATGATCGTCCTGGACGACGCGGACGTGGACCAGGCGGTGGCCGCGGCGTCCTTCGGGTCGTACTTCCACCAGGGCCAGATCTGCATGACCACCGGACGGCACCTGGTGCACGAGCGGCTCTACGACGACTTCGTCGAGCGGCTCGCGGCGAAAGCGGCAGCACTCCCGGTCGGCGACCCGGCCCGCCAGCAGGTGGTGCTCGGCCCGATCATCGACGCCGGCCAGCGCGACAAGATCCACGGCGTGGTCACCGACTCGGCGTCGGCCGGCGCGCGGATCGCGGCCGGCGGCACCTACCACGACCTGTTCTACTCGGCGACGGTCCTCGCCGACGTCGCGGACAACACGCCGGCGTTCACCGAGGAGATCTTCGGCCCGGTCGCGCCGGTCCTGCGGTTCACCGACCCGGCCGAGGCGGTCCGGCTCGCCACCGCCTCCGAATACGGCCTGTCACTGGGCATCATCACCCGGGACGTGATGAAGGGGCTGGCCCTCGCCGACCGGATCCCGACCGGCATCGTGCACATCAACGACCAGACCGTCGGCGACGAGGCGAACAGCCCGTTCGGCGGTGTCGCGGCGTCCGGCACCGGCTCCCGCTTCGGCGGTGCCGCCGCCAACATCGAGGCCTTCACCGAAACCCGCTGGGTGACGGTCCGCGACCAGCCCCCGTCCTACCCGTTCTGA
- a CDS encoding flavoprotein, with protein sequence MTDQLLLVVCAATPLRRIGDLLDLLQPRWQITVLATPAAASWPFLDGVAERTGRPLLHRMPLPDEPWPALAPDAVLVAPATFNTLNKWATGVSDNLAVGLLNEYLSGDVPIVAAVHVKPELAAHPAFAANLAVLRTAGVRLADSRPFTWQAAIDLLP encoded by the coding sequence GTGACTGATCAATTGCTGCTGGTGGTCTGCGCGGCGACCCCGCTGCGGCGGATCGGCGACCTGCTCGACCTGCTCCAGCCCCGCTGGCAGATCACCGTGCTGGCCACGCCGGCCGCCGCGAGCTGGCCGTTCCTCGACGGCGTCGCCGAGCGTACCGGCCGCCCGCTGCTGCACCGGATGCCGCTGCCCGACGAGCCGTGGCCCGCCCTCGCCCCGGACGCCGTCCTGGTCGCCCCGGCCACCTTCAACACCCTCAACAAGTGGGCCACCGGCGTCAGCGACAACCTCGCCGTCGGCCTGCTCAACGAGTACCTGAGCGGCGATGTCCCGATCGTCGCCGCCGTGCACGTCAAACCCGAGCTGGCCGCACACCCGGCCTTCGCCGCCAACCTCGCCGTGCTCCGGACCGCGGGCGTCCGCCTGGCCGACAGCCGCCCGTTCACCTGGCAGGCCGCCATCGACCTGCTTCCTTGA
- a CDS encoding YggT family protein has protein sequence MGLLGIISLALLIVQFLLIARAVLDWSAVLAGPAMPGSFRSRLSGGVFAVTEPILAPVRKLIPPLRAGGVSIDLAFIIVFFAVTILRNLI, from the coding sequence ATGGGTCTTCTCGGCATCATCAGCCTGGCGCTGCTGATCGTGCAGTTCCTGCTGATCGCCCGCGCGGTGCTGGACTGGAGCGCGGTGCTGGCCGGCCCGGCGATGCCCGGCTCGTTCCGCTCCCGGCTGTCCGGCGGGGTGTTCGCGGTGACGGAGCCGATCCTGGCCCCGGTCCGCAAGCTGATCCCGCCGCTGCGGGCCGGCGGGGTGTCGATCGACTTGGCGTTCATCATCGTGTTCTTCGCCGTCACGATCCTGCGCAACCTGATCTGA
- a CDS encoding nuclear transport factor 2 family protein, whose protein sequence is MTDSHKELFERYVYAGAITRDPEALAALFTEDGVFEAPLVPAGGPLPGRLAGREAIRTGIGAFQQDGPGPVDPARSGYVLHDTTDPDVFIAEIDAVAGGVPMSLVQIFRVRDGLIAHLRDYFRP, encoded by the coding sequence GTGACGGATTCGCACAAGGAACTCTTCGAACGGTACGTCTACGCCGGCGCGATCACCCGCGACCCGGAGGCGCTCGCCGCGCTCTTCACCGAGGACGGGGTCTTCGAGGCGCCGCTCGTCCCGGCCGGCGGCCCGCTTCCCGGCCGCCTCGCCGGGCGGGAGGCGATCCGCACCGGGATCGGCGCCTTCCAGCAGGACGGTCCGGGGCCGGTCGATCCCGCACGATCCGGATACGTGCTGCACGACACCACCGACCCGGACGTCTTCATCGCCGAGATCGACGCGGTCGCCGGCGGCGTGCCGATGTCCCTGGTGCAGATCTTCCGGGTCCGCGACGGCCTGATCGCCCACCTCCGCGACTACTTCCGCCCCTGA
- a CDS encoding PadR family transcriptional regulator, producing the protein MIKPIRATTAVARVLAAFLEDPAADRYGLDLMRDSGYPSGTLYPILLRLEKAGWIEARWEALDPVAAGRPARKYYRLTRDGAVAARAELAELNRQLTRGLGLPERLGGPEPGTI; encoded by the coding sequence ATGATCAAGCCGATCCGGGCGACGACGGCGGTGGCCAGGGTGCTGGCGGCGTTTCTCGAGGATCCGGCCGCCGACCGTTATGGGCTGGATCTGATGCGCGACAGCGGATATCCGAGCGGCACGCTCTACCCGATTCTGCTGCGGCTGGAAAAGGCGGGCTGGATCGAGGCGCGCTGGGAGGCGCTCGATCCGGTGGCGGCCGGACGGCCGGCCCGGAAGTACTACCGGCTGACCCGCGACGGTGCGGTGGCCGCCCGGGCCGAGCTCGCCGAGCTGAACCGGCAGCTCACCCGCGGTCTCGGGCTTCCGGAGCGTCTCGGTGGTCCGGAGCCGGGGACCATCTGA
- a CDS encoding acetylxylan esterase — protein sequence MAHFDLPLAELRAYRSATPAPAGFDEFWSRTLAEARAAAKPVELTEVPTVLRGITTYDVTFTGFAGQPIKAWLNVPAGASGPLPIAVEFIGYGGGRGLPIDWLVWTAAGYAHLVMDTRGQGGNWRGGATPDVDPDGAGPSSPGFLTRGVRSPETHYYRRLFTDAARAVETAAELPGVDASKLVTTGKSQGGALSIAAAGLVPDRVAAVVAGVPFLCDIRRAVTITDSFPYQEIVQFLRANPDRAERTFATLDHFDVVNLARRITAPALFSTALMDEVCPPSGVFAAYNEIANAEGIEVYEWDGHDGGKTFFDVKALEFAAGHLF from the coding sequence ATGGCCCATTTTGATCTTCCGCTCGCCGAGTTGCGCGCCTACCGGTCCGCCACGCCCGCGCCGGCCGGGTTCGACGAGTTCTGGTCCCGCACGCTCGCCGAGGCGCGGGCCGCCGCCAAGCCGGTCGAGCTGACCGAGGTGCCGACGGTGCTGCGCGGCATCACCACGTATGACGTGACCTTCACCGGCTTCGCCGGCCAGCCGATCAAGGCGTGGCTCAACGTCCCGGCCGGCGCTTCCGGTCCGCTGCCGATCGCTGTCGAGTTCATCGGGTACGGCGGTGGCCGCGGCCTGCCGATCGACTGGCTGGTGTGGACCGCGGCCGGGTACGCGCACCTGGTGATGGACACCCGCGGGCAGGGCGGCAACTGGCGTGGCGGCGCGACTCCGGACGTCGACCCGGACGGGGCCGGCCCGTCGTCGCCGGGCTTCCTGACCCGTGGCGTGCGCTCCCCGGAGACGCACTACTACCGGCGGCTGTTCACCGACGCGGCGCGGGCCGTGGAGACCGCCGCCGAGCTGCCCGGGGTGGACGCGTCGAAGCTGGTCACGACCGGCAAGAGCCAGGGCGGCGCGCTCTCGATAGCGGCCGCCGGGCTGGTCCCGGACCGGGTCGCCGCCGTGGTCGCCGGGGTGCCGTTCCTCTGCGACATCCGGCGTGCGGTCACCATCACGGACAGCTTCCCGTACCAGGAGATCGTCCAGTTCCTGCGGGCGAACCCGGACCGCGCGGAGCGCACCTTCGCCACGCTCGACCACTTCGACGTGGTGAACCTGGCGCGGCGGATCACGGCGCCGGCGCTGTTCTCCACCGCGCTGATGGACGAGGTGTGCCCGCCGTCCGGGGTGTTCGCGGCCTACAACGAGATCGCGAACGCCGAGGGCATCGAAGTGTACGAGTGGGACGGTCACGACGGCGGCAAGACGTTCTTCGACGTCAAGGCGCTCGAATTCGCCGCCGGCCACCTTTTCTAG
- the recD2 gene encoding SF1B family DNA helicase RecD2, with translation MSGAAQTSRPAPHVLEAVLERLTYVNEETGYTVARVATAKSGPDLLTVVGALLGAQPGESLRLSGWWTSHPQYGRQFEVVSYTTVLPATVQGIRRYLGSGLVKGIGPVFAERIVDHFGVDTLRIIEESPDRLIEVTGLGPKRTAKITAAWAEQKAIKEVMLFLQGVGVSTSIAVRIYKKYGDASISVVRNSPYKLASDVWGIGFKTADTIAQAVGIPHDSPERVKAGLQYTLSQATDNGHCFLPVPQLTDEAAKILEVPPGLVPACLAELVDEEGVVREGDNVYLVPFHRAEMSLASSLVALLRDKSDRMPAFHGVDWAKALAWLHQRTGSTLAPEQEAAVKLALTEKVAVLTGGPGCGKSFTVRSVVELAAAKKAKIQLVAPTGRAAKRLAELTGHPAATVHRLLKLQPGGDASYDRDNPLDADLLVVDESSMLDLILANKLVKAIPPGAHLLLVGDVDQLPSVGAGEVLRDLLAADVIPRVRLTQIFRQAAESGVVTNAHRINHGRPPLLDGMTDFFLFPCDDTEATAALTVDVACRRIPRRFGLDPRRDVQILTPMHRGPAGAGALNTLLQQELTPGREGLPERRVGGRVFRVGDKVTQIRNNYDKGVAGVFNGTVGVVTALSPEEQTLQVRTDEDELIDYDFDELDELAHAYAITIHRSQGSEYPAVVIPLTTSAWMMLQRNLLYTAITRAKKLVVLVGSRRALAAAVRTVGAGRRYTALTERLSR, from the coding sequence ATGTCCGGCGCGGCGCAGACCTCCCGCCCGGCGCCGCACGTCCTGGAAGCGGTGCTGGAGCGGCTGACCTATGTGAACGAGGAGACCGGTTACACGGTCGCCCGGGTGGCCACCGCGAAGAGCGGTCCGGACCTGCTGACCGTGGTCGGCGCGCTGCTGGGCGCGCAGCCCGGGGAGAGCCTGCGGCTGTCCGGCTGGTGGACCTCGCATCCGCAGTACGGCCGGCAGTTCGAGGTGGTCTCCTACACCACAGTGCTGCCGGCGACCGTGCAGGGTATCCGCCGCTACCTGGGATCCGGGCTGGTCAAGGGCATCGGCCCGGTCTTCGCCGAGCGGATCGTCGACCATTTCGGCGTGGACACCCTGCGGATCATCGAGGAGTCGCCGGACCGGCTGATCGAGGTGACCGGGCTCGGCCCGAAACGCACCGCGAAGATCACCGCGGCGTGGGCCGAGCAGAAGGCGATCAAGGAGGTGATGCTGTTCCTGCAGGGGGTCGGCGTCTCCACGTCGATAGCGGTGCGGATCTACAAGAAGTACGGCGACGCCTCCATCTCGGTGGTGCGGAACAGCCCCTACAAGCTCGCCTCGGACGTCTGGGGCATCGGGTTCAAGACCGCCGACACCATCGCGCAGGCGGTCGGCATCCCGCACGACAGCCCCGAACGGGTGAAGGCGGGCCTGCAGTACACCCTGTCGCAGGCGACCGACAACGGTCACTGCTTCCTGCCGGTCCCGCAGCTGACCGACGAGGCCGCGAAGATCCTCGAGGTGCCGCCCGGACTCGTCCCGGCATGTCTGGCGGAGCTGGTCGACGAGGAGGGCGTCGTCCGCGAGGGCGACAACGTCTACCTCGTGCCGTTCCACCGCGCGGAGATGTCGCTCGCCTCGTCGCTTGTCGCCCTGTTGCGCGACAAGTCGGACCGGATGCCGGCCTTCCACGGCGTGGACTGGGCGAAAGCCCTGGCCTGGCTGCACCAGCGCACCGGCTCCACCCTCGCCCCCGAGCAGGAGGCCGCGGTCAAGCTCGCGCTCACCGAGAAGGTGGCGGTGCTCACCGGCGGCCCCGGCTGCGGCAAGAGCTTCACCGTCCGGTCCGTCGTCGAGCTGGCCGCCGCCAAGAAGGCCAAGATCCAGCTGGTCGCGCCGACCGGCCGCGCCGCGAAACGCCTCGCCGAGCTCACCGGGCACCCCGCCGCCACCGTGCACCGCCTGCTCAAGCTCCAGCCCGGCGGGGACGCCAGCTACGACCGCGACAACCCGCTCGACGCCGACCTGCTGGTCGTCGACGAGTCCTCGATGCTCGACCTGATCCTGGCGAACAAGCTGGTCAAGGCGATCCCGCCGGGCGCGCACCTGCTGCTGGTCGGCGACGTCGACCAGCTGCCCAGCGTGGGCGCCGGCGAGGTGCTGCGCGACCTGCTCGCCGCCGACGTCATCCCCCGGGTCCGGCTCACCCAGATCTTCCGGCAGGCGGCGGAGAGCGGCGTGGTCACCAACGCGCACCGGATCAACCACGGCCGGCCGCCGCTGCTCGACGGGATGACCGACTTCTTCCTGTTCCCGTGCGACGACACCGAGGCGACCGCGGCGCTCACCGTTGACGTCGCGTGCCGCCGGATCCCCCGCAGGTTCGGTCTCGACCCGCGCCGGGACGTGCAGATCCTCACCCCGATGCACCGCGGCCCGGCCGGCGCCGGCGCGCTGAACACGCTGCTGCAGCAGGAACTCACACCGGGCCGGGAGGGGTTGCCGGAACGCCGGGTCGGCGGCCGGGTGTTCCGGGTCGGCGACAAGGTCACCCAGATCCGGAACAACTACGACAAGGGCGTGGCCGGCGTCTTCAACGGCACCGTCGGCGTGGTCACCGCGCTGTCCCCGGAGGAACAGACGCTCCAGGTGCGCACCGACGAGGACGAGCTGATCGACTACGACTTCGACGAGCTGGACGAGCTGGCTCACGCGTACGCGATCACCATTCACCGCTCGCAGGGCTCGGAGTACCCGGCGGTGGTGATCCCGCTGACCACCAGCGCCTGGATGATGCTGCAGCGCAACCTGCTCTACACCGCGATCACCCGGGCCAAGAAGCTGGTGGTGCTGGTCGGGTCGCGCAGGGCGCTGGCCGCCGCGGTGCGGACGGTCGGCGCGGGGCGGCGGTACACCGCGCTGACCGAGCGCCTCAGCCGCTAG